The window AACTAGATTTTCATCGAAAAAATCACGAAGAAAAAGGAAAAACATTCATTTATAATTGGCACAATAGAGAAAAATTAAACAATTCTCTTTCACTTTCTTCGGAAGAAGTTCAGGCAAAAATTGAAGCTGGAGATAAATATGTAATCCGTTTTAAAACACCTCAAGATGAAATTTTGGTAATGAATGATGAAATTCGTGGAGAAATTAAAATTGATACTAATGTTTTAGATGATAAGGTTTTGTTTAAATCAGACGGAATGCCAACGTACCATTTAGCAAATATTGTAGATGATCACTTAATGGAAATTTCACACGTAATTCGTGGAGAAGAATGGTTACCATCAATGGCTTTACATATATTATTATACAGAGCTTTTGACTGGAGCGCGCCAAAATTTGCACATTTACCGTTGATTTTAAAACCAGTCGGAAAAGGAAAATTAAGCAAACGTGATGGCGATAAATTAGGTTTCCCAGTTTTCCCGTTGGAATATACAAATGAAAAAACAGGCGATGTTTCTCGCGGTTATAAAGAAGATGGTTATTTTGCAGATGCGTTTATAAATATGTTAGCTTTATTAGGATGGAATCCTGGAACAGAACAAGAAATTTTTTCGTTGGAAGAACTAACGCAAGTTTTTGATTTAGATAGAGTTAGTAAATCTGGAGCAAAATTTAGTCCAGATAAAACAAAGTGGTTTAATCAACAATATTTACAAACTAAAACGGATGCTGAATTAACAGACTTATTTCTTCCTATTTTAGAAGAAAAAGGGATTTCAGTAGCTAAAAACAACGCAGAAAAAGTAGTTTCTTTAATTAAAGAACGCGCAACTTTTGTGTCAGATTTTTGGGATTTATCTAATTTCTTTTTTGAAACTCCAACTGAATACGATGCAAAAGCATCAAAAAAGAGTTGGAAGGAAGGAACAGCTGAATTGATGCAAGAGTTATCTGAGGTTATTGAAGGAGTTTCAGAGTTTTCTTCAGTAAATATAGAAACTATAGTTAAAGAGTGGATAACGTCTAAAGAAATAGGTTTTGGTAAAGTTATGCAGCCACTAAGACTTAGTTTAGTTGGTGCCATGAAAGGACCACATTTATATGATATAATTGAATTTATTGGTAAACAAGAAACCATTAATAGAATAAAGACAAGTATTGAAAAATTATCCTAAAAAAATAGTTTTTTTAAAAATTTAGACCTCACAGATTTTAAATCTGTGAGATCTTTTTTTATCATTTAATATTGAAGTAAAGTATTCGTTTTACTATGTAACTATGTGGTTTTTATATTAAAAACAAGGTTTTCCAGAGTGTCCTCTTCCACCAAACAAGCTGTCTCCTAAATTGTAAACAATACCAATTGTACCTTGTAAATGAGAGCGCATACTTTCATAACCTTCAAAAGAATACTTGTAGTAAAGTTGACCG of the Tenacibaculum todarodis genome contains:
- the gltX gene encoding glutamate--tRNA ligase, whose amino-acid sequence is MTQDVRVRFAPSPTGPLHIGGVRTALFNYLFAKKYNGTFVLRIEDTDQTRYVENAEQYIIDALEWSNIPFDEGPNKNEKFGPYRQSERKDLYKQYADQLLKDNWAYVAFDTSEELDFHRKNHEEKGKTFIYNWHNREKLNNSLSLSSEEVQAKIEAGDKYVIRFKTPQDEILVMNDEIRGEIKIDTNVLDDKVLFKSDGMPTYHLANIVDDHLMEISHVIRGEEWLPSMALHILLYRAFDWSAPKFAHLPLILKPVGKGKLSKRDGDKLGFPVFPLEYTNEKTGDVSRGYKEDGYFADAFINMLALLGWNPGTEQEIFSLEELTQVFDLDRVSKSGAKFSPDKTKWFNQQYLQTKTDAELTDLFLPILEEKGISVAKNNAEKVVSLIKERATFVSDFWDLSNFFFETPTEYDAKASKKSWKEGTAELMQELSEVIEGVSEFSSVNIETIVKEWITSKEIGFGKVMQPLRLSLVGAMKGPHLYDIIEFIGKQETINRIKTSIEKLS